GCACGTCGAGCTCGAGGAGGTCGCCGTCGGCGCCCGTCGCGGCGTGGGTCGGGACCGGGAGGGGTCGGCGGGACGACAGCAGGAGGCGGTCCATCGCGTCTGCTCCTGCTCCGGGGATCACCAGTACGGCGGATCTCCGGCGACGCGGCGGCGCTCCGGCATGGGAGGTGGAGGCGGGCTGGGCGTGCGCGAACGAGGGACACGCGACACCGGCCAGGAGGGGAGGCAGGCGCCGTGGCGGACCGGGTGCTTTGGGCTTATAGCGAGGGCAAGTTGTTTTCCGCTGTTTTGCACCTTGGCCCTTTAGCTTCTGCGGAATCAAATTCTCATACCGCTGCTGCTTTTGCCTTTTTGACCAAAACTGTATTGTGGACTGTGGTGGTGAATGGCCTGAAAACGGTTTGGCCCACAGGGTTGTCGGCAAGAGAGGCCCATTTAAAGATTTACGCTACGGGACTGCCCAGTGCCCAGCGAGATTTTAAATCCACGGCTAGCCTCCGCGATCTCCGGTTATGGTTGTTTAAGAAGAATTTAGCTAATTTTTTTTATGTATAAGTTAGCTCTTAGTTGTCGCTATAATTCGCTATATCCAGCTATAACCTGTTTTCGGACATAAAAAGCTAAATGGTTTAGCCGGCTATTTAAAACCTTTGTGCCCAGTCAAACAACGGATCGAAGGAAAGTAGTAGGAGCCCTAACGAATTCAACGAGTCGAGCGGAGCGAAAACAGGAAGAAATCAGTTTAAATATGATGATATACTAGCATGCTAGTTTGTTTCATTTATCCTAGGGGTAATCGCGTCGTGGTGGGCATCTGCTTCAGCAGCAGACGACGCGCCACGTCGCCGCCGACGCCGTCATGGTCGTCGGACCTCCCACCAGAGCTGGCCGGCGTCGTGCTCCGATGGCTGCCGTCGCACGCCGACCGCGTCCGCTTCGCCGCCGTCTGCCGGCACTGGCGCGTCGCAGCGCAGCAGCAGCGCCCGCTgctcccgccgccgctgccgtggaTCAGCTTCAACGACGACCGCTTCCAGAGCCTCTGCGACGGTGAGCAGCACGCCCTCAGGCGGTGGGGCCCCGGCTACGCGCTCCGCTGCTACAGCACCTTCGGCGGGTGGATCCTACTCGAGATGGACGACCCGGCGCGCTCGTGCTTCCTACGGAACCCATTCTTCGGCAAGTCCATGAAGCTGCCGTCCCTGCCGTTCCCGCAGGAGGATCAACGGTGCGACGACCCATACGCCCAGTACAGGAACCGCTCCGCGTTCCGCAAAGTCGTTTCTGCGGGCACGGGCAGCGGGCTTATTGTCGCCGCGCTGTTTAAGCCCAGCATGCGAGAGAACCCCAAGACCATCGGGATCTGCCTGCAGTTGATCGGCGCGTCGTGGGCGCTGCACACTCGCCGCGACGACAGGTCCGACTGCGGCACGTGGTACGAGGACGTCTCCTTCTTCCGCGGGAAGCTCGCGTTTGACCTCGCCACCGACGACGACTACAACGCCGGCGGGAGCAGCAGGCCAAGAATAAAGGTGGCCCGCGAGAGGTGCTTGATCCAGCAGGCGCCGCAGAACGAGGAGCCGCAGCAGTCCCTCGCGGCGGCGGCTCAGGGGAACAGAGGCGCACGACGCGGCGGTACCTCTATAAGCTGCTGATGCTCGTGGCATCGTGCAGGAAGACAATGCCGTCTTCGTGAATCGTGAGACCGGTATGGCCGGTGAACGATGAGCCGGTGATGGCGTTCATCGTGTTCCAGGCGGAGCACTCAACAACGACGACGGCGACACGTGTGCGTGGTCGGAGGTGACGTCGACCGGCGCGTTGGAGGACCAGGCGTTGTTCATGACCCGGAGCTGCTCCGTGGCCCTCCGCGCGTCGGGTTACAGGTACGCCGGCGCGGACGTGTGCGTGGGGGCCGCGTGTTCTACCCGGAGGACGGAGGCTCCGCCGGCAACGTCAGCTACCTGATGTGCATGGGGTTTGGGCGGAAGTGGAGCCTTCGCGTCTGCGGCGTGTACGACCTGCGGCTGCGGGACCGGACGACGACGGCCGGCCGGGTCTGGCTCTGGGACGGCGGGCGGAGGTTGTGGGCGGAGGAAAGAGGCGGCGGCGATGGTGAACGGATGGAGTTCGTGCCGTTTGAGGTGGCTGTATTTAGGTCGAGGGCCACGTGGTTCTTGCCCATGGAACCTTTTGCATTGGCTAGTTGCTCGATGGTTGGAAAAAAaaggtactccctccatcccaaattgtaagtcattccaaaaatcttggagagtcaaagtttttcaagtttgaccaaatttatataacaaaataataatatttatcataccaagtaagtatcattagattctttattagttatattttcatattatacctatttgatgtcatcaatctttgtgtttctctctataattttagtcaaacttaaaaaagtttgactttccaagatttttggaatgacttacaatttgggatggagggagtacgtaTCTATCATACTTTGGCCAGAAACTGTTTATTTATATGTGCACACCTCCTAGAATCTCAGGTGACTGAAATCGCCAATCCATAGGTTTTCTTCTCCGGTTTGAGGCCGACTCGATCGGGCTGGCGAGGCAGGCGCAGGTGTGCCTGGCGAGGGGAGACCGTGGCATGCGCAGCCGAATTGTGTGGACAAACTATTTTATATATCTTGGCTATCGGGCTTAAACAGGGGTCACACGAGGATTCATCACTTAAGTAATTGTATCGTGTTTACTAACTCGCCAATGTGCCAGCGTGGGCAGGGTAAAGGTGAATAGAACACTTTTTTTTTGAATCAAGGTGAATAGAACACTTAAGTAAATGTATCATGTTCACTACGCCAACGTGGAAAAAAGGGTAAAGGTGAttgtaaaaaagaaagaaatcgTGGAAGGAAGAGGCAACGTGAAGGTGAATGGAAAAAAAAGGATAAAGGTgatttaaaaagaaaagaaatcgtgGAAGGAAGAGAGGGCAACGTGAAGGTGAATGGAAAAAATGGGGTAAAGGTTGAATGGAAAAAAAAATCGTGGAAGGAAGAGGCAAAAATATTTCCATTGCCGGGATTTGAACCCGGGTCGCCTGGGTGAAAGCCAAGTATCCTAACCGGACTAGACGACAATGGAACTATTGTTTAGTGCGTCCACAAAATTTTATTGAAGTATAGAATATTCTTGGTTAAGCCCAATTCCCCTTTCAGACTTGTCCATTATATAAAGCCATCTCATCCTCGGTTCGTGTCTCGCCGTTTCACTCGTGAAGTCTCCAAGATCTTGTTCAAGTAAAGGAACTAGTCAGATCGCATTGATAGATCTTGTTCCAAACTTCCAAGTAGTTCCATAGAGATGAAAAAAAGGGCATACCCTAAAGCCTCTTGATGCCATGTTCTCCAGATCCAATCAGCTCAGTCATCTCGGCACTATAGCCTACACAATGCATAAACACGAACTCGCCGTCTTCCAATGAGGGTCTCCAGGTCTGTATATGTTTAGATCAATAAACGTACAGGTCGCAGCATCGCAGTAATTAGAATCTGGGAGGAAAATTACACAGAATCTTTTGGTAACATTCCTGAGATATACCAATCGTTATCTGATTTCTGGCATAGGAAAATCTTGGTGTTCTTTCTGCATTTGACTTCCAAAGCAACGTGTGTGCTCATCAGGTGATGATTGCAGCCAGTTAACACCGCAAGGCAAGCCTCTTGATCTGTTTCCTTGCACACAAGACACAGATCACGTGTGCAGGACTCGCCACAGTTTGACCTGAATAAACGCCTGTCAATGTTGCAACAAAACAGCAAAGCAATTTTAGCAAATAAACTTGCAGTAGCATCCAGTAACTGCTGCAGCAAAGGCAGAGGTAGCAATTGGGGGAAAACATCATCTTCCATTCCAATCTCAACAAATAATTTCTACCAGTTTCGAATCAGATATCAAATCCGGCTCCGTAACCATACACTCTAGTTTCTATTACAAATATAGCACTACCAAATTAGCACACGTCACTGGAACTTCCTGACCAACTCAAGTTTGCGAGCCTGGAAGAATTTGCAACGGCCTTTTCCGCTAGATTCGATCTCCTCAGTCTTCCTTTTGAAACCAGTAAAGCCTAGGCTCGAAAGCTTGACTTGTCGCTTGGTGCTTCCATTGTCAGTCCCatcttcatcaacttcatcaGACTCCCTTCGTATCATTACCATGTGGCAAAAACATAATAGCAATCAGAATCATGTTTTGCAGTTCACAAAACACACTAACGAAATTTGTTCGCAAATGGGCAAAGGTTGAAAATTTGAACACACCATGTAACCTCAACTGCATCCTTGAAGAAGGGCTTACAAGTTTCCCAACTAAAACGAACCAAAGTTGGGAAGCCAAATACTGGATGCTTGTGATCTTCTAACCGTTGCTTAGTATCAGGGGCTGCACCATTAATTTGGATGTTCTTTAATGAGACAGTGATATGATTACAGTTTGATAAAATCATTTACAATAAGGAATCAGTTACCTCCTGGATATCCTGATCCAGTTTTCATGTGCAGACTCAGAGCTGTTTCATCAAACACCCAGTTTCGCAAGGCTCTGTCCCTAGTGACCTGCAGTTGCACATCACAACTTTACAACTACGCAAGCCTATAAGAAAGTACCCTACACAAGGAAATTTGATTCGAGAAATTACCTTTGCAACTATACTTGCTCCACTAACAACAGGGTAAAGGCTATCAGCTTTTTTGGCAACCACAAATTTGATTCCTGGAAACTTTTCTGTCAGCTTGATTCTATACTTTTCAGGATCTCCCACTGTATCTATATATACCTTTTCAAGAAGGAATATAATTACTAAAAAATGTGGTGAATAAAATAATCTTATAAGGATAGCCGCACAAGAAATCCTTTTGAATTCAAGAATATATGCTCTTACTTCTGACAGTAGAACTCCCATGTCAAGCACTTTTCTAACAAGGCTCATGGCAGAGTTATGTGATATTTCATTCAGATTGACTTTTGACCTGAAACAATGGGTTATCAATGAAGATAACAAGGCCAAGAAGTTCAATAGGTACAAAGGCCAGACATACTTTT
The sequence above is drawn from the Miscanthus floridulus cultivar M001 chromosome 15, ASM1932011v1, whole genome shotgun sequence genome and encodes:
- the LOC136508885 gene encoding ribonuclease H2 subunit A-like — its product is MAAPVPEWATKEPCLMGIDEAGRGPVLGPMVHGCMYCARSYNNTLASLKFAVLLYFTMHRSIFSGSVTVSLYQRDKSDSKTLKEEQREELFESLKVNNSIGWEVDVICPKDLSAKMLKKSKVNLNEISHNSAMSLVRKVLDMGVLLSEVYIDTVGDPEKYRIKLTEKFPGIKFVVAKKADSLYPVVSGASIVAKVTRDRALRNWVFDETALSLHMKTGSGYPGAPDTKQRLEDHKHPVFGFPTLVRFSWETCKPFFKDAVEVTWESDEVDEDGTDNGSTKRQVKLSSLGFTGFKRKTEEIESSGKGRCKFFQARKLELVRKFQ